A single region of the Polyangiaceae bacterium genome encodes:
- a CDS encoding PQQ-like beta-propeller repeat protein: MSAIHVVVRPPSGGDSHPSPKTLRGLLDVVVDGVNLTARIGDGQALPLLAELGHAVALLDCGKKGRTTLQSYVDDEVWELGLEADGEDVLISVYRSAPSPEVAVHERRVELAALAGAVAHALDDALAGPQNVTVRAPLEAARQALSLGVRGERGRALRQHVEVHPRPVRGFGLWANVELRKDSNAALVDHQVERADLHALLARGEAGIRVRGRSGSLGAVHVVLLAERLMALADDVVDAWQCGRATFRRVELSGVRIGVQRGTGEAPMALAISLPEPGRRLTFPGIDPIAFVQMVARFARSIGESVTSLDPSQAKNLRLRSLMTSARALSDRAEDLVADDSVQNHEPESYRSFSAPPRRSESKGRWEHGGKMRFMPRWVATVPNIDLRATFLCGDRLIVGSERETACIQRTSGTLLWRKGTSRAAAVATPAGLARLHADGLVSMHDLDTGEVRFSNRLEPRSGGGASGAVVHTPGLPKLLIVAEGDRRITAIDLISGDVRWRHTARRPGVYRMRRAGKLLLVGGGDSVLWALDVATGEVVWRLRGRLPFTGDVCIDHDSAFALASASSTTRLFHLDPWSGKVEWETELDERPVVGQAPLLTPDAVVVPVRDRRGGGLAAFCKDTGEPLWQHAPGLTSPTVAWLSVDGSVVGNSSAGTLLCVDSKDGGIRYSHVFPRHVDADQPRRLEPVLRSGALFVPQHQVHVVRPRDGEILGTVPTDLIPDLLRVDERCDVYVAEESGHVAAFGAAARLTLVR; this comes from the coding sequence ATGTCAGCGATTCACGTCGTGGTTCGTCCCCCGAGCGGAGGGGACTCACACCCCAGCCCCAAAACCCTTCGAGGTCTGCTGGACGTCGTGGTGGATGGGGTCAATCTCACCGCCCGCATCGGCGATGGCCAAGCGCTGCCCTTGCTCGCCGAGCTCGGACACGCGGTGGCCCTCCTCGACTGCGGGAAGAAAGGCCGCACCACGCTTCAGAGCTACGTGGACGACGAGGTGTGGGAGCTGGGCCTCGAGGCCGACGGCGAGGACGTCTTGATCAGCGTGTATCGCTCGGCGCCCTCCCCGGAGGTCGCCGTCCACGAGCGGCGCGTCGAGCTCGCCGCCTTGGCCGGAGCCGTGGCTCACGCCCTGGACGACGCCCTCGCGGGTCCGCAGAACGTCACCGTGCGCGCGCCCCTGGAAGCTGCGCGGCAGGCGCTCTCCCTGGGCGTACGGGGCGAGCGCGGTCGTGCCCTTCGCCAACACGTGGAGGTCCATCCCCGGCCGGTGCGGGGCTTCGGCCTGTGGGCGAACGTCGAGCTGCGCAAGGACTCGAACGCCGCTCTGGTGGATCACCAAGTGGAGCGCGCCGATCTGCACGCGCTCCTCGCCCGCGGCGAGGCCGGCATCCGCGTGCGGGGGCGCAGCGGCTCCTTGGGAGCCGTGCACGTGGTGCTGCTCGCCGAGCGGCTGATGGCCTTGGCGGACGACGTGGTCGACGCATGGCAGTGCGGGCGGGCCACGTTCCGACGGGTGGAGCTGTCGGGAGTGCGCATCGGCGTGCAGCGGGGAACGGGCGAAGCGCCGATGGCGCTGGCCATCTCGCTGCCGGAGCCGGGACGCCGCCTCACCTTCCCCGGTATCGATCCCATCGCCTTCGTGCAGATGGTGGCGCGCTTCGCCCGCTCCATCGGCGAGAGCGTGACCAGCTTGGATCCCAGCCAAGCGAAGAACCTCCGGCTCCGGTCCCTGATGACTTCGGCGCGGGCGCTGAGTGATCGCGCCGAGGATCTGGTCGCGGACGACAGCGTGCAGAACCACGAGCCCGAGAGCTACCGCTCCTTCTCCGCGCCCCCGCGCAGGAGCGAGAGCAAGGGGCGCTGGGAGCACGGCGGCAAGATGCGCTTCATGCCGCGCTGGGTGGCCACGGTGCCCAACATCGATCTGCGTGCCACCTTCCTGTGCGGTGACCGGCTGATCGTGGGCTCCGAGCGGGAGACGGCGTGCATCCAACGCACCAGCGGCACCCTGCTCTGGCGCAAGGGCACCAGCCGCGCGGCGGCGGTGGCAACCCCCGCCGGGCTCGCGCGGCTGCATGCCGACGGCCTGGTGTCGATGCACGACCTGGATACCGGCGAGGTGCGCTTCTCCAATCGCCTGGAGCCCCGCTCCGGCGGCGGCGCCAGCGGCGCCGTGGTCCACACGCCGGGCCTACCGAAGCTCCTGATCGTGGCGGAGGGCGATCGTCGCATCACCGCCATCGATCTGATCAGCGGCGACGTGCGCTGGCGCCACACGGCGCGGCGCCCCGGGGTGTACCGCATGCGTCGCGCGGGGAAGCTGCTGCTGGTCGGCGGCGGCGACAGCGTGCTGTGGGCGCTGGACGTAGCCACCGGCGAGGTCGTTTGGCGCCTCCGGGGCCGCCTGCCCTTCACCGGGGACGTGTGCATCGACCACGACTCTGCCTTCGCGCTGGCGTCGGCCAGCAGTACCACTCGCCTGTTTCACCTCGATCCCTGGAGCGGGAAGGTCGAGTGGGAGACCGAGCTCGATGAGCGCCCGGTCGTCGGTCAAGCGCCGCTCTTGACCCCGGACGCCGTGGTGGTGCCCGTGCGGGATCGCCGCGGCGGTGGCCTGGCCGCCTTCTGCAAGGACACCGGCGAGCCGCTCTGGCAGCACGCGCCGGGGCTCACCTCGCCCACCGTGGCATGGCTGTCGGTGGATGGCTCCGTGGTGGGTAACAGCTCCGCCGGCACGCTCTTGTGTGTCGACTCGAAGGATGGCGGCATTCGCTACAGCCACGTGTTCCCGCGACACGTGGACGCCGACCAACCGCGTCGCCTCGAGCCCGTGCTGCGCAGCGGCGCGCTGTTCGTACCGCAACACCAGGTGCACGTGGTGCGACCTCGGGACGGCGAGATCCTGGGCACCGTACCCACGGATCTGATCCCCGATCTCTTGCGCGTGGACGAGCGCTGCGACGTGTACGTCGCCGAGGAGAGCGGACACGTGGCCGCCTTCGGCGCGGCGGCGCGGCTGACGCTGGTGCGTTAG
- a CDS encoding dynamin family protein, with amino-acid sequence MARLSDQLGDWLARVELLARGAEGERQEAVEALALDRPWEARDRARAILDEMPHSRVGLMLWADAAEAMLLDAEVVEALSALAELLPFRADVWLRLAEAERRSGRDPRASLERAARAEEPPDAADRARLLLADRDLAHGDPARAERWLDQLGIVARQGPDAALRRAEARLDAGDAGGARQAAKRLGLPGAMDGRAWLLRARLLADVDPEGAEAAFRRVLLLEAPGAEAPALDFIAGCRDADCVARFRALAEDLGRATSPEWRAAFASAEGRPEAALAALAEGADKDPSVVVRFALRAVELRDGAALARAVELAQQQGVELPVAAVALARALREPDVSAALSELDAADGDWADALRTELYCRWLPEDAAAEWRSLLEELGGVARALGALDTFFDLEAIAVDLERPLRVAIVGEFNAGKSSFINALLGEQVAPVGILPTTATLNRLAWAPDRFARIERHDAPDRMVPHAALGDTLKTLEPESVLRVTIFAPLELLKRVELIDTPGFNAPEAAHAETARAAFQEAHVAVWLLDAAQPLKDSERLRLDEIAALGVPLLVLLNKRDRLASDADVEAALAHVRAGLDGAGLALEHPPCALSARLALQGRAGDAAALEGSHWHEVEALVDAVLVEREAPLRERVLRGRAARLSARLAAEAEEHVERARVERERHAEQSRALADAAARVRSDRARVAAELEAVLEAALKTLAEDVSPVHGTEGERSARRFVSQRARNLLGTPIAARAIELLELSDAGARRRVETRLAPVVSALVAAISPVLQHPGTESASATETLIDIMVDEIAGAAEAAAGAEVVIATPPFLHRARALGKALRLNASRPTGVQPSARI; translated from the coding sequence ATGGCGCGGCTCTCGGACCAACTCGGCGACTGGCTCGCGCGGGTCGAGCTCTTGGCCCGTGGCGCCGAGGGCGAGCGTCAAGAAGCGGTGGAGGCCCTTGCCCTCGATCGACCGTGGGAAGCGCGGGATCGCGCCCGCGCCATCCTCGACGAGATGCCGCACTCGCGCGTGGGCCTGATGCTCTGGGCCGACGCGGCCGAGGCCATGCTGCTCGACGCCGAGGTGGTGGAGGCGCTGTCGGCCCTCGCGGAGCTGTTGCCGTTCCGCGCCGACGTCTGGCTGCGCCTGGCGGAAGCCGAGCGCCGCTCGGGTCGCGACCCCCGCGCGTCCCTCGAGCGCGCAGCCCGCGCCGAGGAGCCGCCGGACGCTGCGGATCGCGCTCGGCTGTTGCTCGCGGACCGCGATCTCGCTCACGGCGATCCGGCGCGCGCCGAGCGCTGGCTCGACCAACTCGGCATCGTCGCGCGCCAGGGACCGGACGCCGCCCTGCGTCGGGCCGAGGCACGGTTGGACGCGGGCGACGCGGGCGGCGCCCGCCAAGCCGCCAAGCGCCTGGGGTTGCCCGGCGCCATGGACGGACGCGCCTGGCTGCTCCGGGCCCGGCTGTTGGCGGACGTCGATCCCGAAGGCGCCGAGGCCGCGTTTCGCCGCGTGCTGTTGCTCGAAGCGCCGGGCGCCGAGGCTCCCGCGCTGGACTTCATCGCCGGCTGTCGCGACGCCGACTGCGTCGCGCGCTTCCGCGCTCTCGCCGAGGATCTCGGCCGCGCCACGAGCCCCGAGTGGCGCGCCGCCTTTGCCAGCGCCGAGGGGCGCCCGGAAGCCGCGTTGGCAGCCTTGGCGGAGGGCGCCGACAAGGATCCCAGCGTCGTCGTCCGTTTCGCGCTCCGCGCCGTCGAGCTGAGGGACGGCGCCGCTCTGGCGCGGGCGGTGGAGCTCGCCCAGCAGCAAGGTGTGGAGCTGCCCGTGGCTGCCGTCGCGCTGGCCCGCGCGCTCCGCGAGCCGGACGTCAGCGCTGCGCTTTCAGAGCTGGACGCCGCCGACGGCGACTGGGCAGACGCTCTGCGCACCGAGCTCTACTGCCGCTGGCTCCCCGAAGACGCCGCGGCGGAGTGGCGCTCGCTGCTCGAGGAGCTGGGCGGCGTCGCCCGCGCCCTCGGTGCTCTCGATACCTTCTTCGATCTGGAGGCCATCGCCGTCGATCTGGAGCGGCCCCTGCGGGTGGCGATCGTGGGCGAGTTCAACGCGGGCAAGTCGAGCTTCATCAACGCCCTGTTGGGGGAGCAGGTGGCGCCCGTTGGCATTCTCCCCACCACCGCCACGCTCAATCGGTTGGCCTGGGCGCCGGATCGCTTCGCCCGCATCGAACGCCACGACGCTCCGGATCGGATGGTGCCGCACGCCGCCCTGGGCGACACGCTGAAGACGCTGGAGCCGGAGTCGGTGCTGCGCGTGACCATCTTCGCGCCCCTCGAGCTGCTGAAGCGCGTGGAGCTGATCGACACGCCGGGCTTCAATGCCCCCGAGGCGGCCCACGCCGAGACCGCCCGCGCCGCCTTTCAAGAGGCGCACGTGGCCGTGTGGCTGCTGGACGCGGCGCAGCCGCTCAAGGACAGCGAGCGGCTGCGGCTCGACGAGATCGCCGCGCTCGGCGTTCCGCTCCTGGTGCTGCTCAACAAGCGCGATCGACTCGCGAGCGATGCCGACGTCGAGGCCGCCCTCGCGCACGTGCGCGCCGGTCTCGACGGCGCCGGGCTCGCCCTCGAGCATCCGCCCTGCGCGCTGTCCGCGCGGCTCGCCCTGCAAGGACGCGCGGGAGACGCCGCCGCCCTCGAAGGGTCCCACTGGCACGAGGTGGAAGCGCTGGTGGACGCGGTGCTCGTCGAACGCGAAGCGCCGCTTCGCGAGCGCGTACTGCGCGGGCGCGCCGCGCGGCTCTCGGCGCGCCTCGCCGCCGAAGCCGAAGAGCACGTGGAGCGCGCCCGCGTCGAGCGCGAGCGCCATGCCGAGCAGAGTCGCGCTCTGGCGGACGCCGCGGCTCGCGTGCGCTCCGACCGAGCGCGGGTCGCCGCCGAGCTCGAAGCCGTGCTCGAGGCGGCCCTGAAGACCCTCGCTGAAGACGTCAGCCCCGTGCATGGCACCGAGGGCGAGCGCTCGGCCCGCCGCTTCGTCAGTCAACGCGCGCGCAATCTCCTGGGTACGCCCATCGCCGCGCGGGCCATCGAGCTGCTCGAGCTGTCCGACGCCGGCGCGCGCCGCCGCGTCGAGACACGCCTCGCGCCCGTGGTCTCGGCGCTGGTCGCCGCGATTTCACCCGTGTTGCAACACCCGGGGACTGAAAGCGCGAGCGCCACGGAAACGTTGATCGACATCATGGTGGACGAGATCGCCGGCGCCGCCGAAGCTGCGGCCGGAGCGGAGGTCGTGATCGCCACGCCGCCGTTCCTTCATCGGGCTCGCGCCCTGGGCAAAGCCCTGCGTCTGAATGCCTCCAGGCCGACGGGCGTCCAACCTAGTGCTAGGATCTGA
- a CDS encoding ATP-binding cassette domain-containing protein, with translation MAMLEAQGVYVRLGGHPVLRGVDVAVEAGSVLGLLGPSGAGKTTLFRVLSGELAADSGRVELAGQDVSDKPLWVRARRGLGYVPQTPSVLTDLSVRDNLRAFEHAAGVEPMAPEERAALVELEGRLEVRAGELSGGERRRLELLRALVAKPKVLLCDEPLTGVDPTGIHRVGRILRQAASEGMAVLLADHRVHDALALCDAACLLLDGRIELSAEPETFLDHPEVRKRYLG, from the coding sequence GTGGCGATGCTGGAAGCACAGGGCGTCTACGTGCGACTCGGCGGGCATCCAGTGCTGCGGGGCGTGGACGTGGCGGTGGAAGCGGGCAGCGTCCTCGGTCTGCTGGGACCGAGTGGAGCAGGGAAGACGACGCTGTTTCGCGTGCTGTCGGGTGAGCTCGCGGCGGACTCGGGGCGGGTGGAGCTTGCGGGGCAGGACGTGAGCGACAAGCCGCTGTGGGTGCGCGCGCGGCGTGGGCTCGGCTACGTCCCGCAAACGCCCAGCGTGCTGACGGACCTGTCGGTGCGCGACAACTTGCGCGCCTTCGAGCACGCCGCGGGGGTGGAGCCGATGGCGCCGGAGGAGCGCGCGGCGCTCGTCGAGCTGGAAGGTCGCCTCGAGGTGCGCGCGGGGGAGCTCAGCGGCGGCGAGCGGCGCCGGCTCGAGCTGCTCCGGGCGCTGGTCGCCAAGCCCAAGGTGCTGCTCTGTGACGAGCCCCTCACGGGGGTGGATCCGACGGGCATCCATCGCGTCGGCCGCATCCTTCGTCAGGCTGCCAGCGAGGGCATGGCGGTGCTGCTCGCGGACCATCGCGTCCACGACGCCCTCGCGCTGTGCGACGCCGCCTGTCTGCTGCTCGACGGGCGCATCGAGCTGAGCGCGGAGCCGGAGACCTTTCTCGATCATCCCGAGGTGCGGAAGCGCTACCTGGGGTAG
- the rpoN gene encoding RNA polymerase factor sigma-54 yields MEIKQQLRLSQQLVMTPQLQQAIRLLQLSRLELIDEVRKELDNNPVLSEDEPDMRPREERTAHTAEERDFPREEVTAEVRDSEKAAREVDWEKFLENRTMQQPLPSNRGGFEELPPIEQNLTKPRSLQDHMLWQLQMSDFTDVERRFAELVIGNLDEKGYLDLKGVERTDGTRTPDLTIFDLGEEAGLHPDDSPLVLEMMQNFDPIGVAARDLRECLMIQAKAYGYDEVETEIIENHLHHLEKHNYQAIARDMKIPIEEVYEAAKEIQKLESRPARNFTDTDDRTIGITPDVYVIKDAEEFVVLDNDRGIQRLFINEALTKRLMQDPTAKEFIGEKLRNAQWLIRAIEQRRKTIIRVAECIVEKQRDFFEKGVAFLKPMILRDVAEAVGMHESTISRVTTNKYMHTPQGLFELKYFFNSSIRRVGEEDIASESVKQAIKKIIEDEDKANPLSDQAIVELLEKTEGIKIARRTVAKYREMLGILASSKRKRLF; encoded by the coding sequence ATGGAAATCAAGCAGCAACTGCGTCTGTCCCAGCAGCTCGTCATGACCCCGCAGCTGCAGCAGGCGATTCGGCTGTTGCAGCTTTCGCGTCTGGAGCTGATCGACGAGGTCCGCAAGGAGCTCGACAACAACCCCGTGCTCAGCGAGGACGAGCCGGACATGCGGCCCCGCGAGGAGCGCACGGCGCACACCGCGGAGGAACGCGACTTCCCTCGCGAAGAGGTCACGGCGGAGGTTCGCGACAGCGAGAAGGCAGCTCGCGAGGTGGACTGGGAGAAGTTCCTGGAAAACCGCACCATGCAGCAGCCCCTGCCTTCCAATCGAGGGGGCTTCGAGGAGCTGCCGCCGATCGAGCAGAACCTGACCAAGCCGCGCAGTCTGCAGGACCACATGCTGTGGCAGCTGCAGATGAGCGACTTCACGGACGTGGAGCGGCGCTTCGCCGAGCTGGTCATCGGCAACCTGGACGAGAAGGGCTACTTGGATCTCAAGGGCGTGGAGCGAACGGACGGCACCCGCACTCCGGATCTGACCATCTTCGACCTGGGCGAAGAAGCCGGGCTACACCCCGACGATTCGCCCCTGGTCCTGGAAATGATGCAGAATTTCGACCCCATCGGCGTTGCCGCTCGGGACCTCCGGGAGTGCCTGATGATTCAGGCAAAGGCCTACGGCTACGACGAGGTGGAGACCGAGATCATCGAGAACCACCTGCACCATCTGGAGAAGCACAACTACCAGGCCATCGCTCGGGACATGAAGATCCCGATCGAAGAGGTGTACGAGGCCGCCAAGGAGATCCAGAAGCTCGAGAGCCGCCCGGCCCGGAACTTCACCGACACGGACGACCGCACCATCGGCATCACGCCGGACGTCTACGTGATCAAGGACGCCGAAGAGTTCGTCGTGCTCGATAACGATCGCGGCATCCAGCGCCTGTTCATCAACGAAGCGCTGACCAAGCGCTTGATGCAGGACCCCACCGCAAAGGAGTTCATCGGCGAGAAGCTACGCAACGCTCAGTGGCTGATTCGCGCCATCGAGCAGCGACGCAAGACCATCATCCGCGTTGCGGAATGCATCGTGGAGAAGCAGCGCGATTTCTTCGAGAAGGGCGTGGCGTTCCTCAAGCCGATGATCTTGCGGGACGTCGCCGAAGCCGTGGGCATGCACGAATCCACCATCTCGCGCGTGACCACGAACAAGTACATGCACACTCCGCAGGGCCTGTTCGAGCTGAAGTACTTCTTCAACTCCAGCATTCGTCGGGTCGGCGAGGAAGACATCGCCAGCGAGAGCGTGAAACAAGCCATCAAGAAGATCATCGAGGACGAGGACAAGGCGAATCCCCTCAGTGATCAGGCCATCGTGGAGCTGCTCGAGAAGACCGAGGGCATCAAGATCGCTCGGCGAACGGTGGCCAAGTACCGCGAAATGCTCGGAATCCTAGCTTCGTCCAAACGCAAGCGACTGTTTTGA
- the raiA gene encoding ribosome-associated translation inhibitor RaiA, with product MNISITFRQMDASEAIKSYARDKVAKLQKFLRQPMTAKVTLSLDKLKHVAETRISSGGSHLEAKESSDDMYASIDRVINKLERQIRGEKGSAQSKKRRSGESVRGGKLPSVPGSTVARLSTGASAKKAKKKASKAKTTVRGAQAKAR from the coding sequence GTGAACATCAGCATCACCTTCCGGCAGATGGATGCCAGTGAAGCCATCAAGTCGTACGCCCGTGACAAAGTCGCCAAGCTGCAGAAGTTCTTGCGCCAGCCCATGACAGCGAAGGTGACGCTGTCTCTGGACAAGCTGAAGCACGTGGCGGAGACGCGCATCTCGAGCGGCGGCTCGCACCTGGAAGCCAAGGAATCTTCGGACGACATGTATGCGTCCATCGATCGAGTGATCAACAAACTGGAGCGGCAGATCCGCGGCGAGAAGGGCTCGGCCCAGAGCAAGAAGCGCCGCTCCGGTGAATCCGTCCGAGGGGGCAAGCTGCCCAGCGTTCCCGGCAGCACGGTGGCTCGCTTGTCCACGGGAGCCTCCGCCAAGAAGGCCAAGAAGAAGGCATCCAAGGCGAAGACGACCGTGCGGGGAGCCCAAGCGAAGGCTCGCTGA
- a CDS encoding PTS sugar transporter subunit IIA produces MRLSDIVSAERIVVDSDGGFVQEKIDAIRLLSHLVAPAVGASKEVLEKLLSERERLQSTGIGDGVAIPHTSVDTASAQAGALLLCPHGVPFDAIDGQKCTIVFGVVGPKRATGEHLRTLARISRLLRDAETRDKLVHSSGSEEAYQLIVAHDASLG; encoded by the coding sequence ATGCGTCTATCGGACATCGTGAGCGCCGAGCGCATCGTGGTCGACTCCGATGGGGGCTTCGTTCAGGAGAAGATCGATGCCATTCGCCTGCTCTCGCACCTGGTGGCGCCCGCCGTGGGCGCCTCCAAGGAAGTGCTGGAGAAGCTCCTGTCGGAGCGAGAGCGACTGCAGAGCACGGGCATCGGTGATGGCGTAGCCATTCCCCACACCTCCGTCGACACCGCGTCGGCGCAGGCGGGCGCGTTGCTCCTGTGCCCGCACGGGGTCCCCTTCGATGCGATCGATGGTCAGAAGTGCACCATCGTGTTCGGCGTCGTCGGGCCCAAGCGGGCCACGGGTGAGCACCTGCGCACCCTGGCACGCATCTCGCGCCTGCTGCGCGACGCCGAGACCCGGGACAAGCTCGTTCACTCGTCGGGCTCCGAGGAGGCCTACCAGCTCATCGTGGCGCACGACGCGTCCCTCGGTTGA
- the hprK gene encoding HPr(Ser) kinase/phosphatase: MTVYDPPASEARTVTVRAMLDDPDLGLNVRLVAGASGLDREIAHPRIQKSGLALVGHMHGIVSSRIQILGETELSYAESLSRDEQERAAKSFFSLGLSCVIVTRGVDPPAPFAEEAERTKTPVVVCAERSSSAITAIHTLLDERLAPRARVHGVLVDVFEVGVLLLGKSGIGKSECALELVMRGHRLVADDVIECDYKPPGMIFGEPAALLRHHIEVRGLGILNIKDLYGVTAVRERKRIDLIVQLELWRGDANYDRMGLEEHHREILGVPIREVVLPVRPGRNMSSIIEIAGRAELLRQAGHHPAREFVERIESVTGSGERRNPSGTLAAVNDPRRAATSALPRTPAVTESSAPPPVGTPWRRR, translated from the coding sequence ATGACCGTCTACGATCCTCCGGCGAGCGAGGCGCGCACCGTCACCGTACGGGCGATGCTCGACGACCCGGACCTGGGCCTCAACGTGAGGCTGGTGGCCGGGGCGTCGGGGCTCGATCGCGAGATCGCGCATCCGCGCATCCAGAAGTCCGGGTTGGCGTTGGTCGGCCACATGCACGGCATCGTGTCGTCCCGCATCCAGATCCTGGGCGAGACGGAGCTCTCCTATGCCGAGAGCCTGAGCCGGGACGAACAGGAGCGGGCGGCGAAGAGCTTCTTTTCCCTGGGGCTGTCCTGCGTGATCGTCACCCGCGGCGTGGACCCGCCGGCGCCCTTCGCCGAGGAAGCAGAGCGCACCAAGACGCCGGTGGTGGTGTGCGCGGAGCGTTCTTCCTCGGCGATCACGGCGATCCACACGCTGCTCGACGAACGACTGGCGCCCCGGGCGCGAGTCCACGGCGTGCTGGTCGACGTCTTCGAGGTCGGTGTGCTGCTGTTGGGCAAGAGCGGCATCGGCAAGAGCGAGTGCGCCCTGGAGCTCGTGATGCGGGGGCACCGGCTGGTGGCGGACGACGTCATCGAGTGCGACTACAAGCCGCCGGGGATGATCTTCGGCGAGCCGGCGGCGCTGCTCCGGCATCACATCGAGGTACGGGGGCTCGGCATCCTGAACATCAAGGATCTGTACGGCGTGACGGCGGTGCGCGAGCGCAAGCGCATCGATCTCATCGTCCAGCTCGAGCTGTGGCGGGGCGACGCGAACTACGACCGCATGGGTCTCGAGGAGCACCACCGGGAGATCCTGGGAGTGCCCATCCGCGAGGTGGTGTTGCCGGTGCGGCCCGGTCGCAACATGAGCTCCATCATCGAGATCGCCGGGCGCGCGGAGCTCCTGCGGCAGGCCGGGCACCATCCGGCGCGGGAGTTCGTGGAGCGCATCGAGTCCGTCACCGGCAGCGGCGAGCGCCGCAACCCGAGCGGCACCTTGGCGGCAGTGAACGACCCGCGGCGCGCGGCGACCTCGGCGTTGCCCCGAACGCCGGCGGTCACCGAGAGCTCGGCGCCACCACCCGTGGGCACGCCCTGGAGGCGGCGTTGA
- the rapZ gene encoding RNase adapter RapZ, with amino-acid sequence MEAALSTSLLVVTGLSGAGKSTALHALEDLGFFCVDNLPPPVVTGTLESLEQAGARRIALGIDVRVRSFLDAIGGVIDALHDRAVDIGVLFLDASDESLLRRFSSTRRPHPLSTVTEPGGAQAANAVLDGVRIEREKLAPLRARATRVVDTTRLSVHDLRRTILEAFGPGVGGVPRVRTRMVSFGFKYGAPVDADLLLDVRFLKNPHFVDALRPLSGLDAPVREFVLGDEDTRELMQRAVSLLEFCLPRFEREGKSYVTVGVGCTGGRHRSVVLAEHLAAELRAHLGLPIDVVHRDVERVNLERPSDQERGRGDRG; translated from the coding sequence CTGGAGGCGGCGTTGAGCACGTCTCTGCTGGTGGTCACGGGCTTGTCCGGCGCAGGGAAGTCGACGGCGCTCCACGCATTGGAGGACCTGGGCTTCTTCTGCGTGGACAACCTTCCGCCGCCGGTGGTCACGGGCACTCTGGAGAGCTTGGAGCAGGCCGGTGCGCGGCGTATCGCCCTGGGCATCGACGTGCGAGTGCGGAGCTTCTTGGACGCCATCGGCGGGGTGATCGACGCACTGCACGATCGCGCGGTGGACATTGGCGTGTTGTTCTTGGACGCCTCCGACGAGAGCCTGCTGCGGCGCTTCTCGAGCACTCGCCGGCCGCACCCGCTCAGCACGGTGACGGAGCCCGGTGGCGCCCAGGCCGCGAACGCGGTGCTGGACGGCGTTCGCATCGAGCGCGAGAAGCTCGCTCCTCTCCGCGCGCGGGCCACGCGCGTGGTGGACACCACGCGGCTCTCCGTCCACGACCTCCGCCGCACCATCTTGGAAGCCTTCGGACCCGGGGTGGGGGGCGTGCCGCGGGTGCGCACCCGCATGGTCTCCTTCGGCTTCAAGTACGGAGCGCCGGTGGACGCCGATCTGCTGCTCGACGTTCGCTTCCTGAAGAACCCGCACTTCGTGGACGCGCTGCGGCCGCTGTCGGGGCTGGACGCTCCGGTGCGCGAGTTCGTGCTGGGGGACGAAGACACGCGAGAGCTGATGCAGCGCGCGGTTTCGTTGCTCGAGTTCTGCTTGCCGCGCTTCGAGCGGGAGGGGAAGAGCTACGTCACGGTGGGGGTGGGCTGCACCGGCGGCCGGCATCGCTCGGTGGTGCTGGCGGAGCACCTCGCCGCCGAGCTCAGAGCGCACCTCGGGCTGCCCATCGACGTGGTGCACCGCGACGTGGAACGGGTTAACCTGGAGCGTCCGAGCGACCAGGAGCGAGGGCGAGGGGACCGCGGGTGA
- a CDS encoding HPr family phosphocarrier protein: protein MTTAKGTFEVKNKLGLHARAATKLVQLACKFPCEITVGRDGQMANAKSVMGVLLLCGSQGSLLDVLAEGAEAQEAVDRIGELIDGRFGEPE, encoded by the coding sequence GTGACGACGGCCAAGGGGACTTTCGAGGTGAAGAACAAGCTCGGGCTGCATGCTCGCGCCGCGACGAAGCTGGTGCAGCTCGCGTGCAAGTTCCCCTGCGAGATCACCGTCGGGCGCGACGGGCAGATGGCCAACGCCAAGAGCGTGATGGGGGTGCTGCTCTTGTGCGGCTCCCAGGGCTCGCTGCTCGACGTGCTGGCCGAAGGCGCCGAAGCCCAAGAGGCCGTCGACCGCATCGGTGAGCTCATCGATGGGCGCTTCGGAGAGCCGGAGTGA